A genome region from Cryomorphaceae bacterium 1068 includes the following:
- a CDS encoding T9SS type A sorting domain-containing protein, with translation MPKFLLAFVSSCLLFGLSCQAQVQRDCLTNSGAITSGSASGLMVQQSIGQGSVIGNFKSNKITLRQGFLQPAVLTYRSAENKAVELEVFPNPFSESIQVQFTKAGEGLMQIRVFSADGALLRTFEKRRDGIIRLDLSGFAQGLYILQVDTDGGQYATKIQKL, from the coding sequence ATGCCAAAATTCTTACTCGCTTTTGTTTCATCCTGCCTTCTCTTCGGGCTTTCGTGCCAAGCCCAAGTTCAGCGTGATTGCTTAACCAACTCAGGAGCTATCACCAGCGGCTCAGCATCGGGTCTAATGGTTCAACAGTCCATTGGTCAGGGAAGCGTCATCGGAAATTTTAAATCTAATAAGATCACTCTTCGACAGGGGTTTCTGCAGCCTGCTGTTCTCACATATCGCAGTGCCGAAAACAAAGCAGTAGAATTGGAAGTCTTTCCTAATCCGTTTAGCGAATCGATTCAAGTACAATTCACCAAAGCCGGGGAAGGGCTGATGCAAATCAGGGTTTTCTCTGCCGACGGTGCTCTCCTTAGAACTTTTGAAAAAAGAAGGGACGGTATCATTCGGCTCGATTTATCAGGTTTTGCCCAAGGCCTTTACATCCTCCAAGTAGATACCGATGGAGGTCAATATGCTACTAAAATTCAAAAACTATGA
- a CDS encoding T9SS type A sorting domain-containing protein, producing MKKPLLVLAASVLFGSQLANAQSCADVCPAVGLSSSFEWIAGVDIGPLFNISGNNDGYQDFGDVSATFAAGTTYSYQVGVGYGDGPFSETFSAWMDFNQDGDFEDPGEEIFTDFGQFQVSGSFSVPSNAVNGKVKLRIAMGFAQANLCQNVPEGEIEDYCVNMVGGIDPPNPCDVSAPVTGLSSTINPNNVQLTWDPVPNSVGCRVQGGLFGSFNVNKNLIGNEVSSLTVPLANLSPGTYNWRVTCACELPPNLTLTPFSAEAFFTIEAGIEVLGSQTLSQEMSLSPNPAASNLNVAVTSESDAAEQIIVTDLLGRTVMQENVNVIEGMNNFNLDVSSLTTGTYILILRDGNQQMTSMRFIRE from the coding sequence ATGAAAAAACCTTTACTTGTTTTAGCTGCGTCTGTTCTATTTGGCAGCCAACTAGCCAATGCCCAGTCTTGTGCAGATGTATGTCCTGCCGTAGGCCTCAGTTCATCATTTGAATGGATTGCAGGAGTAGACATCGGACCTCTTTTTAATATTTCAGGAAACAATGACGGATACCAAGACTTTGGCGACGTCAGTGCCACGTTTGCTGCAGGTACTACTTATTCATACCAAGTAGGCGTAGGCTATGGAGACGGTCCTTTTTCCGAAACATTCTCTGCTTGGATGGACTTCAACCAAGACGGAGATTTCGAAGATCCGGGTGAGGAGATTTTCACCGATTTTGGGCAGTTCCAAGTATCGGGAAGTTTCTCAGTTCCATCTAATGCGGTAAATGGAAAAGTGAAGCTACGCATCGCGATGGGGTTTGCACAGGCCAACCTTTGCCAGAATGTTCCGGAAGGAGAGATAGAAGATTACTGTGTGAACATGGTTGGAGGAATTGATCCTCCCAACCCATGTGATGTAAGTGCACCTGTAACCGGATTGTCATCTACCATCAACCCTAACAATGTCCAATTGACTTGGGATCCTGTTCCAAATTCTGTAGGATGCCGTGTTCAAGGTGGACTCTTTGGAAGCTTTAACGTGAATAAGAACCTCATTGGAAACGAAGTAAGTTCACTTACTGTTCCACTTGCCAACCTAAGCCCAGGTACATACAACTGGAGGGTTACATGCGCCTGTGAACTTCCCCCCAACTTGACATTAACTCCTTTCTCAGCTGAAGCATTTTTTACCATTGAAGCAGGAATTGAAGTTCTCGGCAGTCAGACCCTTTCGCAAGAAATGAGCCTAAGCCCCAATCCTGCCGCAAGCAATTTAAACGTGGCAGTGACTTCAGAGAGCGATGCAGCCGAACAAATCATAGTAACCGATCTGCTAGGAAGAACGGTAATGCAAGAAAATGTAAACGTGATCGAAGGGATGAATAACTTTAACCTCGACGTAAGTTCGTTGACCACGGGCACCTACATCTTGATCCTTCGCGATGGAAACCAACAGATGACTTCCATGCGCTTTATCAGAGAGTAA